The Constrictibacter sp. MBR-5 region ACCATCATCGGCACGGGGTTCTCCGTGACGACGCGCATCGAGGTCAGGACAGCCGTCGTCACCCGCACCCGCCGGTCGAGCAGAAGCGGGAACGAGACGACGCTGATCGTCAGGGTCAGCACGGCGAACAGGAAGCCGACGCCGACACCGAAGACGATCAGCGCCCACCCGGCCGGCGTCGTGAACACCTCGGTCACGAAGGCGCCGAACGATTGCGGCATCGCGGGTCCGAGCGTCGCTCCATAGATCGCCATCGCGGCGACGAGCCACAGGCCGAAGATCGCGGCCAGCACGAAGCCCAGGATCGCGATCCCGGCGATAGACGGGGAACTGAAGACGCGAAAAGCATCGGTCCAGCCGGCATCCTCCCCCCGTTCGCGCCGTCGGCTCATCTCGTAGAGGCCGGCCGCCGCAGCCGGTCCGAGCAAGGCGAAGCCCGAAACGAGCGGAAAAACCAGCGGCAGCATGTCGTAGCCGGCCATCAGCCGCGCCAGGATGAGGCCTGCGATCGGGTAGACGACGCCGATGAACAGGACGTCGGTCCGATAGGCCGCAAAGTCCCGGATGCCCGCCCGAAGCGCCTCCCGGACATCGGCGACCGTGATCCGGCGCACGGCTGGCGGTGCCAGGCCGCGATCCTCTTCGGTCACGCTGAGGGAACGGCCGGCGGCATCCAGCCCATGCACCGTATTGCCGAACTGGTCGGCGACCCATTCGACGGGGTTTCGGATCGTCATCTGCGTTCCTCCCGCTACAAGGCTTGGGAGGCCGCGGCCGAACCATCAGGCTCTCTGGCCGGTCGACGGCCACGAGCATCCGCGACCTGTTTATTTATTATAGACCTCGTCGAACGTCAGCGCATCGCCCTTCACGCGTGAAGACCGTGACGGCCGCCGCAAGAATCGGAATGCGCGCCGATCCGGCGGCGCCTACCTCCCCGTCACGACGCACCGTTCGGGAAGAAGCCATGTCAGAGACGATCAGCGCCCGCATCGATGCCCTCGACTGGCCACGCATCGCGGGCGACCTGGATGCAGCTGGCAGCGCCGCGATCCGCGGATTGCTGACACCCGAGACATGCGATGCGGTGGCCGCCCTCTACGACGGCGACGAATCGCGCTTCCGCAGCCGCGTGGTGATGGCCCGGCACGGTTATGGCCGCGGCGAATACAGATACTTCGCCTACCCGCTGCCGGATCTCGTGGGCGCCCTCCGCACGGCCGCCTACCCGCATCTGGCGGCAGTGGCGAACCGCTGGCACGAGCGCATGGGCCTGGCGCCCCGGTTCCCGGGGGCGCACGCCGCATTCCTCGAGCGCTGCCACGCCGCCGGCCAGACCCGGCCGACGCCGCTGCTGCTGCGCTACGGCCCGGGCGACTACAATTGCCTGCACCAGGATCTCTACGGCGAGCACGTCTTCCCGCTGCAGATGGCGATCCTGCTCTCCGAGCCGGAGCGCGATTTCGAGGGCGGCGCGTTCGTGCTGACCGAGCAGCGCCCGCGCATGCAGTCGCGCGCCGATGTCGTGCCGCTGCGCCAGGGCGACGCGGTGGTGTTCGCCGTCCGCCACCGGCCCGTGGCGGGAACGCGCGGCGACTATCGCGTGCAGATGCGGCACGGCGTCGGTACCGTGCGCAGCGGCCGGCGCCACACCCTCGGCATCATCTTCCACGACGCGACGTGACGCCCATGACCCGCGACCTGTTCGAGACCGAGCGATCGGCGGTGCCATTGGCCGACGGTGCGGTGCTGCTGCCGGGGTTCGCGCTGCCGTTCGAGGAAGAGATCCTGGCCGGCGTGGCCGCCGTGGCCGCTGCGGCACCCTTCCGCCACATGACGACACCCGGCGGATTCCGCATGTCGGTCGCCATGACCAACTGCGGCAATGCCGGCTGGATCACCGACCGGCGCGGCTACCGCTACGATGCGGCGGATCCGGAAACAGGCTCGGAATGGCCCGCCATGCCGGCGGCTTTCGGCGTGCTCGCGACCCGGGCCGCCGCGGCCGGAGGCTTCCCCGGCTTCGTTCCCGATGCCTGCCTGATCAACCGGTACGAGCCCGGTGCGCGGCTGACGCTCCACCAGGACCGCAACGAACGGGACTATGACGCGCCCATCGTGTCGGTCTCGCTCGGCCTGCCGGCGACCTTCCTGTTCGGCGGCTCCGAACGGACAGACAAAGCCCGCCGGGTGCCCCTGGCGCATGGCGACGTGGTCGTCTGGGGCGGCCCGGCCCGCCTCGCCTTCCACGGCGTCGCACCGCTGAAGGACGGCACGCACCCGCTGCTCGGACGGGCGCGCATCAACCTCACCTTTCGCAAGGCACTCTGAGAGGTTCAGGCGCCTCGGCCGTTGCGCTCGTCGCTCTCGAGCCTGCCGTCCACCAGGTGGATGCGCCGGTCCATGCGCGATGCCATGTCCAGGTCGTGCGTGACCGCGACGACGGTCTTGCCGCCCGTCCGAACCAGATCCTCGAGGATCGCGAAGACCTGCGCCGAACTCTTCGTGTCCAGGCTGCCGGTCGGCTCGTCGGCGAACACCACCGGCGGATCGTTGGCCAGCGCCCGCGCGACGGCCACCCGCTGGCGCTGGCCGCCGGAGAGCTGATCCGGCCGCTTGTCGAGATGATCGCCGAGCCCCAGCGAGCCGAGCAGCCCCGCGGCGCGCTCGCGCATCTGCCCTCGGGTGAGCCGGGCGCGCTTGCGCATCGGCAGTTCGACATTCTCGCGCACCGTGAACTCGGGCAGCAGGAAGTGGAACTGGAAGACGAAGCCGAGCAGCGCGAGCCGCGTCTCCGCCCGCTCGCGTTCGCTCATCGGCCCCGCATCCCGGCCGGCGATGCGCAGCACGCCCCCGGTCGGCCGGTCCAGAAGGCCCAGCAGGTAGAGCAGCGACGACTTGCCGGACCCCGAGGGCCCCGTGACAGCGACGAGTTCGCGCGCCCCGATCGACAGCGACACGTCCTGTACCAGGGTCACCGGCACCGTCGCCGGCAGCAC contains the following coding sequences:
- the alkB gene encoding DNA oxidative demethylase AlkB, which codes for MTRDLFETERSAVPLADGAVLLPGFALPFEEEILAGVAAVAAAAPFRHMTTPGGFRMSVAMTNCGNAGWITDRRGYRYDAADPETGSEWPAMPAAFGVLATRAAAAGGFPGFVPDACLINRYEPGARLTLHQDRNERDYDAPIVSVSLGLPATFLFGGSERTDKARRVPLAHGDVVVWGGPARLAFHGVAPLKDGTHPLLGRARINLTFRKAL
- a CDS encoding DUF2189 domain-containing protein; translation: MTIRNPVEWVADQFGNTVHGLDAAGRSLSVTEEDRGLAPPAVRRITVADVREALRAGIRDFAAYRTDVLFIGVVYPIAGLILARLMAGYDMLPLVFPLVSGFALLGPAAAAGLYEMSRRRERGEDAGWTDAFRVFSSPSIAGIAILGFVLAAIFGLWLVAAMAIYGATLGPAMPQSFGAFVTEVFTTPAGWALIVFGVGVGFLFAVLTLTISVVSFPLLLDRRVRVTTAVLTSMRVVTENPVPMMVWGLIVATGLALGALPLLLGLIVVVPVLGHATWHLYRKTVG
- a CDS encoding ABC transporter ATP-binding protein; the protein is MSDGTAPLIEAEHLTRVLPATVPVTLVQDVSLSIGARELVAVTGPSGSGKSSLLYLLGLLDRPTGGVLRIAGRDAGPMSERERAETRLALLGFVFQFHFLLPEFTVRENVELPMRKRARLTRGQMRERAAGLLGSLGLGDHLDKRPDQLSGGQRQRVAVARALANDPPVVFADEPTGSLDTKSSAQVFAILEDLVRTGGKTVVAVTHDLDMASRMDRRIHLVDGRLESDERNGRGA
- a CDS encoding 2OG-Fe(II) oxygenase; its protein translation is MSETISARIDALDWPRIAGDLDAAGSAAIRGLLTPETCDAVAALYDGDESRFRSRVVMARHGYGRGEYRYFAYPLPDLVGALRTAAYPHLAAVANRWHERMGLAPRFPGAHAAFLERCHAAGQTRPTPLLLRYGPGDYNCLHQDLYGEHVFPLQMAILLSEPERDFEGGAFVLTEQRPRMQSRADVVPLRQGDAVVFAVRHRPVAGTRGDYRVQMRHGVGTVRSGRRHTLGIIFHDAT